In a single window of the Rhodamnia argentea isolate NSW1041297 chromosome 2, ASM2092103v1, whole genome shotgun sequence genome:
- the LOC115752755 gene encoding probable WRKY transcription factor 40 encodes MDYSPCISTSLDLNIKPLRVLDEAPKREPQESNFMDLGLNTSVKEEINTGALVEELNRVSAENKKLTKMLTVMCENYNTLRSQVVDYMSKNADKELSPSKKRKSDSSNNIGDNNVNMLTNGASESSSTDEDSSKKPREEKITAKISRVYVRTETSDTSLIVKDGYQWRKYGQKVTRDNPCPRAYFKCSFAPSCPVKKKVQRTAEDQSVLVATYEGEHNHPTQMDETSGSSRCMAIGSVPCSTSLNSSGPTITLDLTKSKSPIDSQSNNNNNNSSNSNKTALKPKTESPEIQRFLVEQMASSLTKDPGFTAALAAAISGRIFHQNLPGKW; translated from the exons ATGGATTATTCTCCCTGCATTAGCACTTCACTGGATCTCAATATTAAGCCGCTCAGGGTTCTTGATGAGGCTCCG AAGAGAGAGCCGCAGGAGAGCAACTTTATGGATTTGGGTTTGAATACCTCTGTCAAAGAAGAAATTAAT ACTGGTGCTTTGGTTGAGGAACTGAATAGGGTGAGTGCTGAGAACAAGAAGCTCACAAAGATGCTGACTGTCATGTGCGAGAACTACAATACATTGAGGAGCCAAGTGGTGGATTACATGAGCAAGAATGCTGACAAGGAGCTCAGCCCttccaagaaaaggaaaagtgacAGCAGCAACAACATTGGCGACAACAACGTTAACATGCTTACAAATGGTGCTTCCGAGAGCAGCTCAACAGATGAAGACTCATCTAAGAAACCGAGGGAGGAAAAGATCACAGCTAAAATCTCAAGGGTCTATGTGAGGACGGAAACATCTGACACAAGCCTG ATAGTGAAAGATGGGTATCAGTGGAGGAAATATGGTCAGAAGGTGACCAGAGACAACCCATGTCCTAGGGCTTACTTCAAGTGCTCTTTTGCTCCAAGCTGCCCAGTCAAGAAGAAG GTGCAAAGGACTGCTGAGGACCAATCTGTTCTGGTAGCTACATATGAAGGTGAACACAACCATCCAACTCAGATGGACGAAACCTCTGGCTCAAGCAGGTGCATGGCCATTGGATCAGTGCCCTGCTCAACCTCGCTCAACTCATCTGGACCCACCATCACTCTTGACCTCACCAAATCGAAGTCCCCCATCGATTCccaaagcaacaacaacaacaacaacagcagcaacagcaacaaaACCGCCTTAAAACCCAAGACAGAGTCGCCTGAAATCCAAAGGTTTCTGGTGGAGCAGATGGCCTCGTCCCTCACGAAAGACCCCGGCTTCACTGCTGCCCTGGCTGCAGCCATTTCGGGGAGGATCTTCCACCAGAATCTGCCCGGGAAATGGTGA